A DNA window from Litorivicinus lipolyticus contains the following coding sequences:
- a CDS encoding response regulator, which translates to MSFLLVDDDEVDIISMQRALKKQKIANPLLVARDGIEALEILHGTHEVFRRPHSVIVLLDLNMPRMNGHEFLNAIRGDATLSQLVVFVLTSSRHERDIHQAYEQNVAGYIVKEDLNNGGLSHALGLLDKYWRVVELPDI; encoded by the coding sequence GTGAGTTTTTTGTTAGTCGATGACGACGAGGTCGATATCATCAGCATGCAACGCGCGCTGAAAAAACAAAAGATCGCCAACCCGCTATTGGTGGCGCGCGATGGCATCGAAGCACTCGAAATTTTGCACGGCACCCACGAGGTATTCCGGCGCCCGCACAGCGTGATAGTGCTGTTGGATTTAAACATGCCACGCATGAACGGCCATGAATTCCTAAACGCCATTCGCGGCGATGCCACACTCAGCCAACTCGTGGTGTTCGTGCTGACGTCATCGCGCCACGAACGCGACATTCACCAGGCCTACGAACAAAACGTCGCCGGCTACATTGTTAAAGAAGACCTCAACAACGGCGGCCTCAGCCATGCACTGGGGCTTTTGGATAAATACTGGCGTGTGGTAGAACTGCCAGACATTTAA
- a CDS encoding sensor histidine kinase, translating into MSFRFRNALRGSEVLLALLFIAAATALSVGFGSAQRQAAESRETTRVDALATRIHNDMVSRSFALAQVGRYFQSTAPVSYDEWARFVEPILDHFPELTGIAYVAVGEGPALERAVTLGQTQDPNFSIFELTAEGSRAVTRQAGPRAPVVYVSTDDRNTEALGLDLYREPARAELLKQISALRRFTLSEPLVLVDTAAPVAVLFGVPIVDGASISRFIVGAVQIDTLVTQILTGTGLNDSAIRIIDAERPDQTLYNGLAAADPANGVERHRTIQIGGRTWDISFNIAPVRIPLWVFLLWLVPSLLALTMLVISTQRRVQLAQTQAEVTRTVADSERLNQDLIKERAKLTESLDHINRKNRELESFAYVASHDLKAPLRGIRNVSAWLLEDLALLDLPASITEYNLRLTTLTQKMGDLLDGLLGFNRARLDDQQEPVDLNAMVAEIAADVDQSHGPFGLTCTELPTLQTRESALRRVLTELITNAVVHNSNAAPALQLTATPDADGLVFRLCDNGTAIPVQARDRVFEIFQTLHATGDRVAGLGLAVVRKLVSYHGGHIHIVDNTTTDGTCFEFSWPCTLAADSSEA; encoded by the coding sequence ATGAGTTTCCGTTTTAGAAATGCCCTGCGTGGCTCCGAAGTATTACTAGCACTGCTCTTTATCGCCGCCGCAACAGCGCTCAGTGTTGGCTTTGGCTCGGCTCAGCGCCAAGCCGCCGAATCGCGCGAAACAACTCGGGTCGACGCCCTCGCCACGCGCATTCACAACGACATGGTCAGTCGTAGCTTCGCATTGGCTCAGGTCGGACGTTACTTTCAATCGACAGCTCCGGTCAGCTACGACGAGTGGGCGCGCTTCGTCGAACCGATCCTGGACCACTTTCCCGAGCTCACCGGGATTGCCTATGTTGCTGTTGGCGAAGGCCCTGCCTTGGAGCGCGCGGTGACCTTAGGCCAAACGCAAGACCCCAATTTTAGTATCTTCGAGTTGACCGCAGAGGGGTCACGCGCAGTCACACGCCAGGCTGGGCCGCGCGCGCCAGTGGTCTATGTCAGTACCGATGACCGCAATACCGAAGCCCTCGGCTTGGACCTTTACCGTGAGCCGGCACGCGCCGAACTGCTCAAACAGATTTCCGCACTGCGGCGCTTTACCCTGTCCGAACCCTTGGTCTTGGTCGACACAGCGGCGCCTGTCGCGGTGTTGTTTGGCGTGCCTATCGTGGACGGCGCCTCGATTTCCCGTTTCATCGTCGGCGCCGTTCAGATTGATACACTGGTCACGCAGATATTGACCGGCACCGGGCTTAACGACTCTGCCATCCGCATCATCGATGCCGAACGCCCCGATCAGACCCTATACAACGGGCTGGCAGCCGCAGACCCTGCCAATGGCGTCGAGCGTCACCGCACGATCCAAATCGGCGGACGCACCTGGGACATCAGCTTCAACATTGCGCCGGTACGGATTCCGCTTTGGGTCTTTTTGCTGTGGCTGGTACCCAGCCTACTGGCGCTGACGATGCTGGTCATTAGCACCCAACGCCGCGTTCAACTGGCGCAAACCCAAGCCGAAGTCACGCGTACCGTCGCCGACAGCGAGCGGCTGAACCAGGATTTGATTAAAGAACGCGCCAAGCTGACCGAAAGCCTTGATCACATCAACCGCAAAAATCGGGAACTGGAGTCCTTTGCCTATGTTGCCTCGCATGACCTAAAGGCACCCTTACGCGGCATCCGCAACGTCAGCGCTTGGCTGCTCGAAGACCTGGCGCTGCTGGACCTGCCGGCCTCCATCACCGAATACAACTTGCGCTTGACCACCTTGACCCAAAAAATGGGCGATCTGCTGGACGGGTTACTGGGTTTCAACCGCGCCCGCCTCGACGATCAACAAGAGCCAGTCGATTTGAACGCCATGGTCGCCGAAATTGCGGCGGACGTGGATCAATCGCACGGCCCTTTTGGCCTGACATGTACTGAGTTGCCAACGCTGCAAACCCGCGAATCAGCCCTGCGCCGGGTGTTAACCGAGCTGATAACCAATGCGGTCGTTCACAATTCAAACGCAGCGCCAGCGCTACAACTAACCGCGACCCCAGACGCCGACGGCCTGGTTTTTCGGTTGTGTGACAATGGCACCGCGATACCGGTTCAAGCACGCGACCGCGTGTTCGAGATTTTTCAAACCTTACACGCAACCGGCGATCGGGTGGCGGGCCTGGGACTGGCGGTGGTTCGCAAACTGGTGTCTTACCACGGCGGTCACATCCACATTGTTGACAACACTACGACCGATGGCACCTGTTTCGAATTCAGTTGGCCGTGCACACTAGCGGCGGATTCAAGCGAGGCATGA